The Medicago truncatula cultivar Jemalong A17 chromosome 4, MtrunA17r5.0-ANR, whole genome shotgun sequence genome includes a region encoding these proteins:
- the LOC11441898 gene encoding disease resistance protein RUN1: MTLLERKKYDVFVSFCGDDTRNKFTDHLFGALRRKNIAAFRDNRHLNSGASIEPALFRAIEVSQIFIVVLSKSYASSTWCLRELVYILLHCSQPSEKRVRTVFYDVNPSEVRKQSGSYAKAFAKHEENFGQDHVKVRQWREALTQAGNISGCDLGNKPENEEIETIVKEIVETFGYKFSYLPNDLVGMLPPIEELEKCLLLDSVDKVLAVGICGMSGVGKTTLASVLYCNKKNSPQFDACCFIDDVSKKFRYYGPVGAQKQILHQTLGEEHIQIYNMYDAANLIQSRLSRCRALIIFDNVDDSEQLEKLAVTRKSLAAGSRIIIVCRDAHILEEYGVDALYKVPFLNETNSLQLFCRKAFKCDNIKSDSYEEMTYDMLNYANGLPLVIKVLSSFLYNRSISEWRSALARLGESPNKNIMDALQFGFYGLEKTEFEIFLDIACFFNGREEKFVKNVLNCCGFHPDIGLRVLVDKSLIRISDENKIEMHGVFEELGRRIVQENSTKVARQWSILWLHKYCYDVMSENMEKNVEAIVLNGNERDTEELMVEALSNMSRLRLLILKDVKCLGRLDNLSNQLRYVAWNGYPFMYLPSNFRPNQLVELIMVDSSIKQLWEGKKNLPNLRTLDLSYSTNLIKMLDFGEVPNLERLNLEGCVKLVEMDLFICLPKKLVFLNLKNCRSLISIPNGISGLNSLEYLNLCGCSKALNNLRHLEWPSLASLCCLREVDISFCNLSHLPGDIEDLSCVERFNLGGNKFVTLPGFTLLSKLEYLNLEHCLMLTSLPELPSPAAIKHDEYWSAGMYIFNCSELDENETKRCSRLTFSWMLQFILANQESSASFRSIEIVIPGSEIPSWFNNQREDGSICINPSLIMRDSNVIGIACCVVFSAAPHGLISTTNGQKPVLYLSFHRGDFELHFSILVNANPIISSHMWLTYFTRESFFDILKDIGNRADDCISMEAFIVDGEGLEVKSCGYRWVFKQDLQEFNLITMQAENH; the protein is encoded by the exons ATGACATTGTTGGAAAGGAAGAAATATGACGTGTTTGTGAGTTTCTGTGGTGATGACACACGTAACAAATTCACTGATCATCTTTTTGGTGCCCTCCGAAGAAAAAACATTGCTGCATTCAGGGATAATAGACATCTCAACAGTGGTGCATCCATAGAACCCGCACTCTTTCGTGCAATTGAAGTCTCTCAGATTTTCATCGTGGTCTTGTCTAAGAGTTATGCTTCCTCAACTTGGTGCTTGCGTGAATTGGTATACATCCTTCTTCACTGCAGTCAACCATCAGAAAAACGTGTTCGGACTGTTTTCTATGATGTCAATCCATCTGAGGTACGAAAGCAAAGTGGGAGTTATGCTAAAGCCTTTGCCAAACATGAAGAAAATTTCGGTCAGGATCATGTGAAAGTTCGACAATGGAGGGAAGCTCTCACACAAGCAGGCAACATCTCTGGATGTGATCTAGGTAATAA GCCAGAAAATGAAGAGATTGAAACTATTGTTAAAGAGATAGTGGAGACGTTTGGTTACAAATTTTCATATCTTCCAAATGATTTAGTTGGAATGCTTCCTCCTATAGAAGAATTGGAAAAGTGCTTACTTTTGGACTCCGTTGATAAGGTCCTGGCCGTTGGAATTTGTGGGATGAGTGGAGTTGGGAAGACAACTCTTGCTTCTGTTTTATATTGCAACAAGAAAAACTCACCTCAATTCGATGCATGCTGTTTTATTGATGATGTAAGCAAAAAATTTAGATATTACGGTCCAGTTGGTGCACAAAAGCAAATTCTACATCAAACTCTAGGTGAAGAACACATTCAGATATACAATATGTATGATGCAGCTAATTTGATACAAAGTAGACTATCTCGTTGTAGGGCTCTTATAATTTTTGATAATGTTGATGACAGCGAACAATTGGAGAAACTAGCTGTGACTCGTAAATCATTAGCTGCAGGGAGCAGAATCATTATAGTTTGTAGAGATGCTCATATCTTGGAAGAGTATGGAGTGGACGCACTTTACAAAGTTCCATTCTTGAATGAGACAAACTCTCTTCAATTATTCTGTCGAAAAGCTTTCAAGTGTGATAATATTAAGAGTGATAGTTATGAGGAGATGACATATGACATGTTAAATTATGCCAATGGCCTACCACTAGTGATAAAAGTGTTAAGTTCATTTTTGTACAATCGAAGTATCTCTGAATGGCGAAGTGCATTGGCTAGATTGGGAGAAagtccaaacaaaaatattatggaTGCCCTACAGTTTGGTTTTTATGGGCTAGAGAAAACAGAATTTGAAATATTTCTTGACATCGCTTGTTTTTTCAATGGGCGTGaggaaaaatttgttaaaaatgttttaaattgtTGTGGATTTCATCCTGATATTGGATTAAGAGTTCTTGTTGATAAATCACTTATAAGAATTTCAGATGAAAATAAGATTGAAATGCATGGTGTGTTTGAAGAGCTGGGCAGAAGAATTGTTCAAGAAAATTCAACTAAAGTGGCTAGGCAGTGGAGTATATTGTGGCTCCATAAATATTGCTATGATGTTATGTCAGAGAATATG GAAAAGAATGTTGAAGCCATAGTTTTGAATGGAAATGAGAGAGATACAGAAGAATTGATGGTTGAGGCATTGTCAAATATGAGCCGTCTTAGATTACTTATACTCAAAGATGTTAAATGTTTAGGAAGACTCGACAATCTTTCTAACCAATTAAGGTACGTTGCATGGAATGGATATCCTTTCATGTATTTGCCATCAAATTTTCGGCCCAATCAACTTGTTGAATTGATCATGGTGGATAGCAGCATCAAACAACTCTGGGAAGGCAAGAAG AATCTGCCCAATTTGAGGACTCTTGATCTAAGCTACTCTACAAATTTAATCAAGATGCTAGATTTTGGAGAGGTCCCAAATCTTGAGCGGTTAAACCTTGAAGGATGTGTAAAACTTGTGGAGATGGATCTATTTATTTGTCTTCCAAAGAAGCTTGTTttcttgaatttgaaaaattgtaGAAGTCTCATATCCATACCCAATGGCATATCTGGTCTCAATTCTCTTGAATATTTAAATCTTTGCGGTTGTTCCAAAGCGTTAAACAATCTAAGGCATTTGGAGTGGCCTTCTTTGGCTAGCTTATGTTGTTTACGTGAAGTTGATATTAGTTTTTGCAACCTAAGCCATCTCCCTGGAGACATTGAAGATCTAAGTTGTGTAGAAAGATTTAATTTAGGCGGAAACAAATTTGTGACGCTACCTGGTTTCACTCTGCTTTCAAAACTTGAATATTTGAACTTGGAGCATTGCTTGATGTTGACATCTTTGCCTGAGCTTCCTTCACCTGCTGCTATCAAGCACGATGAATATTGGAGTGCGGGAATGTATATTTTCAACTGTTCTGAATTAGATGAGAATGAGACTAAACGCTGCAGTAGATTGACTTTTTCATGGATGCTGCAATTCATTCTAGCAAACCAAGAATCATCTGCCTCCTTTCGTTCGATTGAAATTGTTATTCCAGGCAGTGAAATACCAAGCTGGTTCAACAATCAAAGAGAGGATGGATCAATATGCATAAATCCATCCCTCATTATGCGTGACAGTAATGTCATTGGCATTGCTTGTTGTGTAGTGTTTTCTGCGGCACCTCATGGTCTaatttcaacaacaaatggACAGAAACCTGTCTTATATCTAAGTTTTCATAGAGGTGACTTTGAGCTTCATTTTAGCATTCTAGTAAATGCAAATCCTATTATCTCAAGTCACATGTGGCTAACCTATTTCACTAGGGAATCATTCTTTGATATTCTGAAAGATATAGGCAATAGAGCTGACGATTGTATCAGTATGGAAGCTTTCATTGTAGATGGCGAAGGTTTGGAAGTGAAGAGTTGCGGGTATCGTTGGGTATTTAAGCAGGATCTGCAAGAGTTCAACTTAATAACGATGCAAGCAGAAAATCATTAG
- the LOC11446151 gene encoding disease resistance protein RUN1 yields MASSNNPSSLALVTLPKKKKNFYDVFVSFRGEDTRNNFTDFLFDALEEKGVFAFRDDTNLQKGESIAPELFHAIEGSQVFVVVLSKNYAFSTWCLKELEYILCCVQASKKYVLPVFYDVDPSLVRKQTGIYSEAFVQHGHRFKQDSQMVLRWRAALTQVADLSGWDLRDKRQSLEIKKIVQRIITILDSKLSSSASNDLVGMDSPRQELEKLLLLDSVDDVHVVGICGMGGIGKTTLGMVLYDRISHQFGACCFIDDVSKMFRLHDGPLDVQKQILHQTLGENHNQICNLSTASNLIRRRLCRQRVLMIFDNVDKVEQLEKIGVCREWLGEGSKIIIISRDEHILKNYGVDEVYKVPLLDWTNSLQLLCRKAFKLDHILNSYEGLVNGILHYANGLPLAIKVLGSFLFGRDISEWRSALARLKESPEKDVMDVLRLSFDGLKEQEKEIFLHIACFFNQVWGKYLKNVLNCCGFHADIGLRVLIDKSLISIDADGFIHMHGLLEELGREIVQENSSKEQRNWRRIWFVKQVNDVMLEKMEKNVEAIVLNHENDGEDDAKMVTIVEHLSKMRHLRLLIVRCPVNTSGNLSCFSKELRYVEWSEYPFKYLPSSFDSNQLVELILEYSSIEQLWKGKKHLPKLRNLNLSHSKNLIKMPHFGEFPNLERLDLEGCIKLVQLDPSLSLLTKLVYLNLKDCKCIIGLLSNNPRPLNIRASHSSSTTPSSLKRNMLPKHSSLQTPTTHTNLFSSLHSLCELNLSFCNLLQIPNAIGCLYWLEALNLGGNNFVTVPSLRELSKLVYLSLEHCKLLKSLPVLPSPTAIEHDLYKNNLPAFGTRWPIGLFIFNCPKLGETERWSSMTFSWMIQFIQANRQFSHDSSDRVQIVTPGSEMPSWFNNQSKGNLIRIDSSPIMHDNNNNIVGCVCCVVFSMTPRSHPTMRRSSPSRQTYLGLEFTDTHGRVIEKSNTGIQVTLNDRLITAKSNHIWLTYFPLDLSSDLLNRTLWVDTSRYENDLKIEVKNCGYRWVYKQDLQEFNLTKMNHRNSLGGKLKSLAIEGEAQ; encoded by the exons ATGGCTAGCAGCAACAACCCCTCTTCTTTAGCTCTGGTGACATtgccaaaaaagaaaaagaactttTATGACGTGTTTGTGAGCTTCAGAGGTGAAGATACTCGCAACAATTTCACTGATTTCCTTTTTGATGCCCTCGAAGAAAAAGGTGTTTTTGCATTTAGGGATGACACTAATCTTCAAAAAGGTGAATCCATAGCACCTGAACTCTTTCATGCAATTGAAGGGTCTCAGGTTTTCGTTGTGGTCTTGTCAAAGAACTACGCTTTCTCAACTTGGTGCTTGAAAGAATTGGAATACATCCTGTGTTGTGTTCAAGCATCTAAAAAGTATGTTCTACCTGTGTTCTATGATGTTGATCCTTCTTTGGTGCGAAAGCAAACTGGGATTTATAGTGAAGCATTTGTCCAACATGGACACAGATTCAAACAAGACTCTCAAATGGTGCTACGATGGAGGGCAGCTCTGACACAAGTCGCCGATCTCTCTGGTTGGGATCTACGTGATAA GCGACAATCTCTAGAGATTAAAAAGATAGTTCAACGGATAATAACTATTTTGGACAGCAAATTATCTTCAAGTGCTTCAAACGATTTAGTTGGGATGGATTCTCCTAGACAAGAATTAGAAAAGCTTTTACTTTTGGACTCTGTTGATGATGTTCATGTTGTAGGAATTTGTGGGATGGGTGGAATAGGGAAGACAACCCTTGGCATGGTTCTATATGATAGAATTTCTCATCAATTTGGTGCATGCTGTTTTATTGATGATGTAAGCAAAATGTTTAGATTACATGATGGGCCACTCGATGTTCAAAAGCAAATTCTACATCAAACTCTCGGTGAAAATCACAATCAGATATGCAATCTTTCCACTGCATCTAACTTGATTAGACGTAGACTATGTCGTCAAAGGGTCCTTATGATTTTTGATAATGTTGATAAAGTTGAACAACTGGAAAAAATAGGTGTTTGTCGTGAATGGCTAGGTGAGGGAAGTAAAATCATTATAATTTCTAGAGATGAGCATATATTGAAGAATTATGGAGTAGATGAAGTTTACAAAGTTCCTCTCTTGGATTGGACTAACTCTCTTCAATTATTGTGTCGAAAAGCTTTCAAACTTGATCATATTTTGAATAGTTATGAAGGGTTGGTTAATGGCATACTACATTATGCCAATGGCCTACCACTTGCAATTAAAGTATTGGGTTCATTTTTGTTTGGTCGGGATATATCTGAATGGAGAAGTGCATTGGCTAGACTCAAAGAAAGTCCAGAGAAGGATGTTATGGATGTGTTGCGATTAAGTTTTGATGGGCTAAAGGAGCaggaaaaagaaatatttcttcATATTGCTTGTTTTTTCAATCAAGTTTGGGGGAAATAtcttaaaaatgttttaaattgtTGTGGATTTCATGCCGATATTGGATTAAGAGTTCTCATTGATAAATCACTTATAAGCATTGATGCAGATGGATTTATTCACATGCATGGTTTGTTGGAAGAGCTAGGGAGAGAAATTGTTCAAGAAAATTCAAGCAAAGAGCAAAGAAACTGGAGGAGGATATGGTTCGTAAAACAAGTCAACGATGTCATGTTGGAGAAAATG GAAAAGAATGTTGAAGCCATAGTTTTGAATCATGAAAATGACGGTGAAGATGATGCAAAGATGGTTACGATAGTCGAACACTTGTCTAAAATGAGACATCTTAGATTGCTCATCGTCAGGTGTCCTGTGAACACCTCAGGAAACCTTAGTTGTTTTTCTAAAGAACTAAGATATGTTGAGTGGAGTGAATATCCTTTCAAGTATTTGCCATCGAGTTTTGACTCTAATCAACTTGTTGAATTGATCTTGGAGTATAGCAGCATAGAACAGTTATGGAAAGGCAAAAAG CATCTGCCTAAATTGAGAAATTTAAATCTAAGCCActccaaaaatttaataaagatgCCACATTTTGGAGAGTTCCCGAATCTTGAGCGGCTAGATCTGGAAGGATGTATAAAACTTGTGCAGTTGGATCCATCTCTTAGTCTTTTAACGAAGCTTGTTTACTTGAATTTGAAAGATTGCAAATGTATAATAGGCTTACTCAGCAACAATCCAAGGCCTTTGAATATAAGAGCGTCACATTCCTCATCAACGACGCCCTCTAGCTTGAAACGGAACATGTTGCCTAAGCATTCCTCATTGCAGACTCCCACAACACACAcaaatttgttttcttccttGCATAGCTTGTGCGAACTTAACCTTAGCTTTTGTAATCTACTTCAAATCCCCAATGCAATTGGATGTCTATATTGGTTAGAAGCATTAAATTTAGGGGGAAACAATTTTGTGACAGTACCTAGTCTGAGGGAGCTTTCAAAACTTGTATATTTAAGCTTAGAGCATTGCAAGCTGTTGAAATCTTTGCCTGTACTTCCTTCTCCTACTGCTATCGAGCACGATCTTTATAAAAACAATCTTCCTGCATTCGGAACTAGATGGCCTATAGGATTGTTCATTTTCAACTGTCCTAAATTGGGTGAAACGGAACGTTGGAGTAGCATGACATTTTCATGGATGATACAATTCATTCAGGCAAACCGACAATTCTCCCATGACTCCTCTGATAGGGTTCAAATTGTTACTCCAGGTAGTGAAATGCCAAGTTGGTTCAACAATCAGAGCAAGGGTAATTTAATACGAATAGATTCTTCTCCGATTATGCAcgacaataacaataatatcgTTGGCTGTGTATGTTGTGTAGTATTTTCTATGACACCTCGGAGTCATCCAACAATGAGAAGGAGTTCTCCATCGAGACAGACCTATTTGGGACTGGAATTTACTGATACTCATGGCAGAGTGATTGAAAAAAGCAATACTGGTATTCAAGTAACTCTCAATGACAGACTTATTACGGCCAAATCAAATCACATCTGGCTAACCTATTTCCCTTTGGATTTGTCCTCGGATCTTTTGAATAGAACTCTCTGGGTTGATACCAGTAGatatgaaaatgatttgaaaatagaagtgAAGAATTGTGGGTACCGTTGGGTTTATAAACAGGATCTACAAGAATTCAACTTAACAAAGATGAATCACAGAAATTCCTTAGGTGGAAAACTCAAGTCTTTGGCAATTGAAGGTGAGGCACAGTGA